GCGGCGATCCCGACCCTGGCGGAGGCGCGCGCGTCGTGAGCGGGCTGTCGATCATGCTGGTCGACGATCACCCGGTGGTGCGCGAGGGCTATCGCCGGCTGCTGGAGCGCCGGCCGGGCTACCGCGTGGTGGCCGAGGCCGAGAACGCCGCCGACGCCTATCGCGCCTATCGCGAGACCTCGCCCGACGTGGTGATCATGGACCTGTCGCTGCCGGGCCCGGGCGGCCTGGAGGCGGTGCGCCACATCCGGCAATGGGACCGCAACGCCCGCATCCTGGTGTTCACCATGCACCAGGCCGCGGCCTTCGCGCTGAAAGCCTTCGAGGCCGGCGCCGCCGGCTACGTCACCAAGAGCAGCGCGCCGGACGAATTGATGGGGGCGGTGGAGCAGGTGGCGCGCGGGCGGCGGGCGATGAGC
This region of Labrys wisconsinensis genomic DNA includes:
- a CDS encoding response regulator, giving the protein MLVDDHPVVREGYRRLLERRPGYRVVAEAENAADAYRAYRETSPDVVIMDLSLPGPGGLEAVRHIRQWDRNARILVFTMHQAAAFALKAFEAGAAGYVTKSSAPDELMGAVEQVARGRRAMSGDIAREIAAERLSNRASPLEDLAPREIEILRMVASGMPAEDIAEALCLSLKTVQNYHYQIKAKLGARTDAHLVWLAIAAGLLRNDEPG